CCGGGTAAGGTGGGCAGGGTATGCTAGTGGAAGTTGAAGGATATGGCTTATCCTCCTGCCCACCCTACTGCCGTGACAACCCTAAAATGGTGGGTTACGGCGGATTGATAGATTGCTGTCAGAGTCTAGGTTTTAGCCGCCTAACCCACCCTACGCTAATGCACATTTTTAGCTGTGTCATGGCACTACTGTTGTTCACTCCCCCTATTCCCCCATTCCCCCGCTAAGGTGCATCGGAACCATCGGCTTTCACGGAGCCTTTGTCTAAGGTGCGGGGCGTTTTTTCTAAATAATCGCTTTCTTCCTCCGACCAGTATTGACGATACAATAGCTCTAATTCACTTCCAGCGCGGCGAAAGAGCTTTACTTGCATAAAAATCAAGCCTTGAAATAAGCGATAAAAGGCTACAGCAGTAATGGCAATCACCAACCCGACGGCGGTACTAATTAAGGCTTCCCCAATGCCCAAGGTTACGCCACGGGTGGAGGCAGTGGCTAAGTCGCCAATGCGAATGGAGCCTAATGAATTAATTAATCCTAATACGGTTCCCAAGAGTCCCAACATGGGAGAGAGGGAAATCACTGCTTCTAAGATTTTGTCTCCCCGGCGCATGGCTGCTAATTCATCATCGGCTGCTGCTTCTAAGGCTAAACGAAAGGCCTCCGGGTCGGCATTTCTGATCCTTAAGGGAGCATAGAGGAACCGGCCCACAGGTTGATCGCTGGCACGTCGGGCAATTTCTGGGGCAGTTCTCCAGTCTTCTCGTGCGGCTTCGAGAATTTGCTCGATGAGTTCTTTTTCTTTGGTTAAGACTGTCCACCAAAACCATAACCGTTCAATAATGGTACTGAGGGCCAGTACGGATAAGAACAGTAATGGGCCAATGGTTAACCCCCCCTTCTCTAAAATTTCTGCGATCGTCATAGTTGTCTGGTTCTCTGTGCCTAAACGCCGGGTAATGGAATCAGTGTTCTTCGATTGTCTTACATTTTAGGGTGAATTTTCGGGTGTTCGGAGTTTATTCTCAGGTTTTCCCTTGCAGTTGAGCTAGGTGGGGAAATCCTTACCCACATTTTAGATAAGAGTTTGCGACAATAGAGGCAATGAGAGAAAGATATCTTATGAGCAACCCAATTCAATCCCTGTATACCTGGTATCGAAACATGATTCGCAATCCCCAGTATCGCTGGTGGATTATTTTGGGGACTTTGGTTTATATTTTCAGTCCCCTAGACATTTCCCCGGATGTGTTCCCGATCGCCGGTCAAATTGATGATGTCGCGGTGATGGTAATTTTGCTTTCGGAGGTCTCCCAACTCGTTTTAGACCGGGTAAAAGCGAAACAGTCATCAACCTCTGCCTCCTCCAATGATGGAACCTCCC
The window above is part of the Roseofilum capinflatum BLCC-M114 genome. Proteins encoded here:
- a CDS encoding YkvA family protein, coding for MSNPIQSLYTWYRNMIRNPQYRWWIILGTLVYIFSPLDISPDVFPIAGQIDDVAVMVILLSEVSQLVLDRVKAKQSSTSASSNDGTSPKNTVDVDAVSLD
- a CDS encoding MotA/TolQ/ExbB proton channel family protein, whose translation is MTIAEILEKGGLTIGPLLFLSVLALSTIIERLWFWWTVLTKEKELIEQILEAAREDWRTAPEIARRASDQPVGRFLYAPLRIRNADPEAFRLALEAAADDELAAMRRGDKILEAVISLSPMLGLLGTVLGLINSLGSIRIGDLATASTRGVTLGIGEALISTAVGLVIAITAVAFYRLFQGLIFMQVKLFRRAGSELELLYRQYWSEEESDYLEKTPRTLDKGSVKADGSDAP